Proteins from a single region of Halolamina sp. CBA1230:
- a CDS encoding RNA-guided endonuclease TnpB family protein, with protein sequence MTELTKTLELKLVDPNAHKREKLRETRAAYQQALQEAFDANCTTLGEANDIVGDYQLSGYAKNALKRYVPQLTTTYGANELSDDHPVRFTNEGVKIDHKPENTIEWYVKIPHHEDYHLWVPAQPNPEQRDWLEAVIAGDAAVGEGRLLKQEGTWYFHLIATRDVPLNSEVPPEERTPIGVDIGEASLVTVCHRDEHGSPTNPELWTDEGKTVRRLRKRYFTTMRRLQSRESERIADTFGDELWAQIDDILHTVTMEVVEYAESVEAPVLVLEDLTYIQESMDYGDYMNRRLHGWGFAKLHAQITYKAVERGIPVATVDPRNTSQECHACGEMGTRPQQATFKCSNDACWVEEYQADINAALNIADRYLSGESRSREHENDDDSAEDGASLTGPQDSQADAETQQATLGTYAS encoded by the coding sequence GTGACTGAACTCACAAAAACGCTGGAACTGAAGCTGGTAGACCCGAACGCTCACAAGCGGGAGAAGCTCCGTGAGACGCGGGCGGCCTACCAGCAGGCGCTCCAAGAGGCCTTCGACGCCAATTGTACCACCTTGGGGGAAGCGAACGACATCGTGGGTGACTATCAGCTGAGCGGTTACGCAAAGAACGCTCTGAAGCGGTACGTCCCGCAGCTCACGACGACCTATGGGGCAAATGAACTCAGTGACGATCACCCTGTCCGCTTCACGAACGAGGGGGTAAAGATCGACCACAAGCCCGAAAACACGATCGAGTGGTACGTCAAAATCCCACACCACGAGGACTACCACCTCTGGGTACCAGCACAGCCGAACCCTGAGCAGCGGGACTGGCTTGAAGCAGTGATTGCTGGCGACGCAGCCGTGGGGGAAGGTCGTTTGCTCAAGCAGGAGGGAACGTGGTATTTCCATCTCATCGCGACCCGTGACGTCCCGCTCAACTCCGAGGTTCCCCCCGAAGAGCGTACACCCATCGGCGTCGATATCGGTGAGGCAAGTCTCGTCACGGTGTGTCACCGCGACGAGCACGGGTCCCCGACAAACCCTGAGCTCTGGACGGATGAAGGGAAGACTGTTCGTCGCCTCCGCAAGCGCTACTTCACCACGATGCGGCGACTCCAAAGTCGCGAGAGCGAACGGATTGCAGACACCTTCGGCGACGAGTTGTGGGCGCAAATCGACGATATTCTCCACACCGTCACCATGGAAGTGGTGGAGTACGCCGAGTCAGTCGAGGCGCCGGTTCTCGTGCTCGAGGATCTCACCTACATCCAGGAGTCGATGGACTACGGGGACTACATGAATCGCCGGCTTCACGGCTGGGGATTCGCCAAACTCCACGCACAGATCACGTACAAAGCCGTAGAAAGGGGGATCCCCGTTGCGACAGTCGACCCGCGGAATACCTCTCAAGAGTGTCATGCGTGCGGTGAGATGGGAACCCGGCCTCAACAGGCGACGTTCAAATGCTCCAACGACGCTTGTTGGGTCGAAGAGTATCAAGCGGACATCAACGCCGCACTCAACATCGCAGATCGCTACCTCAGCGGAGAGAGTCGTTCTAGAGAACACGAGAACGACGATGACTCGGCTGAGGATGGGGCCTCGTTGACCGGGCCACAAGACAGCCAAGCCGATGCTGAAACCCAGCAGGCGACGCTTGGAACGTATGCGTCTTGA
- a CDS encoding PQQ-binding-like beta-propeller repeat protein codes for MVHRSRRSFLQGAALGFTMVGTGCLSDSGTEPVSTTEQDTPTPTDTVTPTDTESTPGYSTVDERVKKEPPGSPPLDPSGAWPAVRFDAGNTGWNPDGAGLRDGESYWRLRPCGAASVANEYLYNTADLEEDTVSLAYRNPATAAVETASDLVSYGVNSPPVVTDDYVFITTFIEVFCFDAETGQQVWRGPAMDGIQSQPTVLGDRVVVNSAGFQAIDPHIRAFDTATGDELWRYDTGHFSDSTPAVDDGQVYVSSEGGFHAVDLETGQESFVNRDLAARRSTPVADAGTVFAVSEGQSGRDDELVAMEASTGSKHWRVAIADEHTPVVTDSAVYAFVDAGVAELDRTDGSVRITSETQAEPVGLVGDVLYAERGGRLYALNTMNELEELWSLTTEEVQVSDTVGRTIYHVTPVDDAVYVSARDAFYGIGPAE; via the coding sequence ATGGTCCACCGCTCTCGGCGCTCGTTCCTCCAAGGTGCTGCGCTCGGATTCACGATGGTCGGAACAGGCTGTCTTTCTGATTCCGGCACCGAACCCGTGTCGACAACTGAGCAAGACACCCCCACCCCGACGGATACGGTGACGCCGACGGACACGGAGTCGACACCAGGATATTCAACAGTTGATGAGCGAGTGAAAAAGGAACCTCCCGGGTCACCACCGCTGGACCCAAGCGGAGCGTGGCCTGCCGTCAGATTCGATGCGGGAAACACCGGCTGGAACCCTGATGGCGCTGGGCTTCGCGATGGAGAATCTTACTGGCGGCTCCGTCCCTGTGGGGCAGCAAGCGTCGCCAATGAGTACCTCTACAACACCGCCGATCTGGAAGAAGACACCGTGTCGTTGGCGTACCGAAACCCAGCGACAGCAGCCGTCGAGACCGCTAGCGACCTGGTCTCATATGGAGTGAATAGTCCTCCCGTAGTCACAGATGACTACGTCTTCATTACGACCTTTATCGAGGTGTTCTGTTTCGATGCAGAGACCGGACAACAGGTTTGGCGCGGCCCGGCGATGGACGGGATACAGAGCCAGCCAACCGTTCTCGGAGATCGCGTCGTCGTGAATAGCGCGGGTTTTCAGGCTATTGACCCGCACATCAGGGCGTTCGATACCGCTACCGGTGATGAGCTATGGCGCTACGATACCGGGCACTTCTCGGACTCGACACCGGCTGTCGACGACGGACAGGTGTATGTCAGTAGCGAAGGCGGGTTTCACGCGGTTGACCTCGAAACCGGGCAGGAGTCATTCGTGAACCGCGACTTGGCAGCACGACGTTCAACCCCTGTCGCAGATGCCGGAACTGTGTTTGCGGTCTCCGAAGGACAATCCGGTCGGGATGACGAATTAGTCGCCATGGAGGCGAGTACCGGCTCCAAACACTGGCGCGTCGCCATAGCCGATGAGCACACGCCAGTGGTCACTGACAGCGCAGTCTACGCGTTTGTTGATGCCGGCGTCGCAGAACTCGATAGAACTGATGGCTCGGTTCGAATCACGTCCGAAACTCAGGCTGAACCGGTCGGATTGGTCGGTGATGTCCTCTATGCCGAGCGTGGTGGGAGGCTGTACGCGCTGAACACCATGAATGAGCTGGAAGAGCTCTGGTCACTCACCACCGAAGAGGTCCAGGTCAGCGATACAGTCGGCCGGACTATCTACCATGTGACGCCCGTAGACGACGCAGTATATGTGAGCGCTCGTGACGCGTTCTACGGTATTGGCCCAGCCGAATAG
- a CDS encoding helix-turn-helix domain-containing protein, with the protein MRELVFALEYEPGCNRVADALADHPDARVRSLSLHATAERLWRVDHATGTPEALNAIEDAFLNGDYYADCLATEDCNATQTTRVLDRTDDALILYSDWERTPTCASVPHIARDHLGDGVLFETRHEGRHYTWRLIHSGEGDVAAFFDALEAAVGECAQMEMLRTADTTSARGSDGTPSGLPPAQEAALQAAVEHGYYESPREVDVGELAEHLDVPRSTLTYRLRRAEEHLAKQHVAGERVAEERLASH; encoded by the coding sequence ATGCGCGAACTCGTCTTCGCTCTCGAATACGAGCCCGGCTGCAACAGGGTGGCGGACGCCCTCGCCGACCACCCCGACGCTCGCGTTCGCTCGCTCTCGCTGCACGCCACTGCCGAGCGTCTCTGGCGGGTCGACCATGCCACCGGTACGCCTGAGGCGCTCAACGCCATCGAGGACGCCTTTCTCAACGGCGACTACTACGCTGACTGTCTCGCCACCGAGGACTGCAACGCCACACAGACCACCCGCGTCCTCGACCGCACGGACGACGCGCTCATCCTCTACTCAGATTGGGAGCGCACTCCGACCTGCGCCTCAGTCCCCCACATCGCTCGCGACCACCTCGGCGACGGCGTGCTGTTCGAGACTCGTCACGAGGGCCGCCACTACACGTGGCGACTCATCCACTCCGGTGAGGGCGACGTGGCAGCGTTCTTCGACGCGCTGGAGGCCGCCGTCGGGGAGTGCGCCCAGATGGAGATGCTCCGCACAGCGGACACAACATCAGCTAGGGGAAGCGACGGAACACCGAGTGGATTGCCTCCAGCCCAAGAGGCTGCTCTCCAGGCCGCCGTCGAACACGGCTACTACGAATCACCCCGCGAGGTCGATGTTGGAGAACTCGCAGAGCATCTCGACGTGCCACGGTCAACACTCACCTACCGACTCCGTCGGGCGGAAGAACATTTGGCGAAGCAACATGTCGCCGGCGAGCGGGTAGCGGAAGAACGGCTGGCATCCCACTGA
- a CDS encoding cation-translocating P-type ATPase produces the protein MTENPDAARGTSGGGQRRELTARLAVPEMDCPSCAQKVNKSLQRVDGITDVTLQPTTGTANVTYDPDRTSEADVVKAIEGAGYEVVGGSDAEGDDEDNQAADGVDIAPPSEVWTSPRAKKTWLGAAFVTLGLLFEFLLTGQNATVASVLEYPLHIADVLFLGAVAASGIPVVRSGYYSAKNRSLDIDLLMGTAIIAATGIGYFVEAATLAVLFSIAELLEDYAMDRARDSLRELMELSPDEATVLRDGEEVTVPAEEVDVGETVVVRPGDKIPLDGTVIDGESAVDQSPITGESVPVDKTAGDEVYAGAINEEGYLEVEVTSTSGDSTLSRIIEMVQGAQAKKTESEQFVDRFSGYYTPLVVVLAILTAAIPPLVIADPISVDLAGYGFTFASDWQTWFIRGLTLLVIACPCAFVISTPVSVVSGITSAAKNGVLIKGGNYLEAMGEVDAVALDKTGTLTKGELAVTDVVPVGDTTEDDLLRRAAGLERRSEHPIAAAILARAEEAGVGDLPDPSGFESLTGKGIRGEIDGETYYAGKPALFEELGFDLARARRETDGGVAAEEAAEYDDGAFAEDALTSLEREGKTVVIVGTESELLGAIAIADEVRPASKRAVERLHELGVERVVMLTGDNEGTARAIAEQVGVDEYRAELLPDEKVDAVEELQAEYGEVAMVGDGINDAPALATAEVGIAMGAAGTDTALETADIALMGDDIGKLPYLYDLSHTANGVIRQNIWASLGVKLLLALGVPLGLVSVALAVVVGDMGMSLGVTGNAMRLSRIEPDRIIDA, from the coding sequence ATGACAGAGAATCCGGACGCAGCAAGAGGAACGAGCGGCGGCGGACAGCGACGTGAGCTGACCGCCCGCCTCGCCGTTCCCGAGATGGACTGTCCCTCTTGCGCCCAAAAGGTGAACAAGAGCCTCCAGCGTGTCGACGGCATTACTGACGTCACGCTCCAGCCGACCACCGGCACGGCCAACGTCACGTACGACCCTGATCGAACTAGCGAAGCCGACGTAGTCAAGGCGATTGAAGGCGCCGGCTACGAGGTCGTCGGGGGCTCGGACGCCGAGGGCGATGATGAGGACAACCAGGCGGCCGATGGCGTCGACATCGCGCCACCATCGGAGGTCTGGACGAGTCCTCGCGCGAAGAAGACGTGGCTCGGCGCGGCGTTCGTCACGCTCGGCCTCCTCTTTGAGTTCCTCCTCACCGGACAGAACGCCACGGTGGCGAGCGTCCTCGAGTACCCGCTCCACATCGCAGATGTCCTGTTCCTCGGCGCCGTCGCCGCCAGCGGCATCCCGGTCGTCCGTAGCGGGTACTACTCCGCGAAGAACCGAAGCCTCGACATCGACCTGCTGATGGGGACGGCGATCATCGCGGCGACCGGTATCGGCTACTTCGTCGAGGCCGCCACGCTGGCCGTCCTATTCAGCATCGCCGAGCTGCTCGAGGACTACGCGATGGACAGGGCACGGGACTCCCTGCGCGAGCTGATGGAACTCTCGCCCGACGAGGCGACCGTCCTTCGCGACGGTGAGGAAGTGACCGTTCCCGCCGAGGAGGTCGACGTTGGCGAGACCGTCGTCGTCCGCCCCGGCGACAAGATTCCGCTCGACGGAACGGTCATCGACGGCGAGAGTGCAGTCGACCAGTCGCCGATCACGGGCGAGAGCGTCCCCGTCGACAAGACTGCCGGCGACGAGGTCTACGCCGGCGCGATCAACGAAGAGGGGTACCTCGAGGTAGAGGTCACCTCGACCTCTGGCGATTCGACGCTCTCGCGCATCATCGAGATGGTACAGGGCGCACAGGCGAAGAAGACCGAGTCTGAGCAGTTCGTCGACCGCTTCTCCGGCTACTACACACCCCTCGTCGTCGTGCTGGCAATCCTGACCGCCGCAATCCCGCCGCTGGTCATCGCCGACCCCATCTCGGTCGACCTGGCCGGGTACGGGTTCACCTTCGCGAGCGACTGGCAGACCTGGTTCATCCGCGGGCTCACCCTGCTGGTAATCGCCTGCCCCTGTGCGTTCGTCATCTCCACACCCGTCTCGGTGGTGTCGGGCATCACCAGCGCCGCGAAGAACGGCGTCCTGATCAAGGGCGGCAACTACCTCGAAGCGATGGGCGAAGTCGATGCCGTCGCGCTCGACAAGACGGGGACGCTCACGAAGGGCGAACTCGCCGTCACCGACGTCGTCCCGGTCGGCGACACTACTGAGGATGATCTGCTCCGTCGCGCCGCCGGGCTGGAGCGGCGCAGTGAGCACCCCATCGCCGCAGCGATTCTCGCCCGTGCTGAGGAGGCGGGCGTGGGCGACCTGCCCGACCCGAGTGGCTTCGAGAGCCTCACCGGAAAGGGCATCCGCGGGGAGATCGACGGCGAGACGTACTATGCGGGCAAGCCCGCGCTCTTCGAGGAGCTGGGCTTCGACCTCGCTCGGGCACGCCGCGAGACGGACGGCGGCGTCGCGGCGGAAGAGGCGGCCGAGTACGACGACGGGGCATTCGCCGAGGACGCGCTCACCTCACTGGAGCGGGAGGGCAAGACGGTCGTTATCGTCGGGACGGAGTCGGAACTGCTGGGTGCAATCGCCATCGCCGACGAGGTGCGCCCGGCCTCGAAGCGGGCTGTCGAACGCCTGCACGAGCTGGGCGTCGAGCGCGTGGTGATGCTGACCGGCGACAACGAGGGCACCGCCCGCGCCATCGCCGAGCAGGTCGGTGTCGATGAGTATCGCGCCGAACTCCTGCCCGACGAGAAGGTCGACGCAGTCGAAGAGTTACAGGCGGAGTACGGGGAGGTCGCGATGGTCGGCGACGGCATCAATGACGCCCCCGCGCTCGCCACTGCGGAGGTCGGCATCGCGATGGGCGCGGCGGGCACCGACACCGCCCTCGAAACGGCTGATATTGCGTTGATGGGCGACGACATCGGGAAACTCCCGTACCTGTACGATCTGTCGCATACGGCCAACGGTGTGATCCGGCAAAACATCTGGGCCAGCCTCGGCGTGAAGCTCCTACTCGCGCTAGGCGTGCCGCTGGGCCTGGTCAGCGTTGCGCTGGCAGTCGTTGTCGGAGATATGGGGATGAGCCTCGGCGTCACCGGGAACGCGATGCGGTTGTCCCGGATTGAGCCCGATCGAATCATCGACGCCTGA
- a CDS encoding helix-turn-helix transcriptional regulator codes for MLTKAELAVIDALSTGRDATAADLATATTYSETHLYDVLDELVDARVLAERRGPNNQRRVHLADHPVVEAYRTLRSELGHVEWPDLLSPATLRVCWYLDEPRRVAEIADRLDITRQGVHKALSPLKHRAMLSPSGPEYALSADLSPLLAFARAVVQHEHRSRVRTLAPSATIEWCDPKRALVRVQTAADTDALEGDSNWQVTGLARFAEYGLQFFLAGEPAFWYAPDEGLTPADVVCHTLVRDRGSRRVSYAMLLIEELDIDQETLTETAQWYGLESAVAAMYRPLRGEFDASAESPVIIPSEAEFIALKEQYGVT; via the coding sequence ATGCTCACCAAGGCCGAACTCGCCGTCATTGATGCGTTGAGTACCGGCCGGGACGCGACGGCAGCTGACCTCGCGACGGCCACCACGTATTCGGAGACACATCTCTACGACGTCCTCGATGAATTGGTCGACGCGAGGGTGCTCGCCGAACGCCGTGGTCCTAACAACCAGCGGCGGGTCCATCTCGCAGACCATCCGGTCGTCGAAGCGTACCGAACCCTGCGGTCGGAACTCGGTCACGTCGAGTGGCCCGATCTCCTCTCGCCGGCCACACTCCGGGTGTGCTGGTATCTCGACGAGCCGCGCCGGGTCGCCGAGATCGCAGACCGACTCGACATTACGCGGCAGGGCGTCCATAAGGCCCTGTCACCGCTCAAGCATCGCGCGATGCTGTCCCCATCCGGCCCTGAGTACGCATTAAGTGCGGACCTCTCGCCGCTGCTGGCGTTCGCCCGTGCCGTCGTGCAACACGAGCACCGGTCGCGAGTCCGAACACTCGCGCCAAGCGCGACCATCGAGTGGTGTGATCCGAAGCGAGCACTCGTCCGCGTCCAGACAGCCGCGGATACGGACGCACTCGAGGGCGACTCCAACTGGCAGGTGACCGGGCTCGCCCGGTTTGCAGAGTACGGCCTGCAGTTTTTCCTCGCGGGCGAACCCGCGTTCTGGTATGCGCCCGACGAGGGCCTCACGCCTGCCGACGTGGTGTGCCACACGCTCGTCCGTGATCGCGGCTCCCGCCGCGTCAGCTATGCGATGCTCCTGATCGAGGAGTTGGACATCGACCAAGAGACGCTCACGGAGACGGCGCAGTGGTACGGTTTGGAATCCGCAGTCGCTGCGATGTATCGGCCACTTCGGGGGGAGTTCGACGCCTCGGCGGAGTCCCCTGTCATCATCCCGAGTGAAGCAGAATTCATAGCGCTCAAAGAGCAGTACGGAGTTACATGA